One Banduia mediterranea DNA segment encodes these proteins:
- the waaA gene encoding lipid IV(A) 3-deoxy-D-manno-octulosonic acid transferase encodes MRILYTVLLYLLTPLALLRLAVRGLQLRDYWRRWGERFGLVVPAAEPTEVWVHAVSVGESLAAMPMIRELVDQYGPGRVWVTTTTPTGSARVRESLGDAVRHSYFPYDLPGSVRRAMRRIAPRRIVIMETELWPNLFRAARNRDVPLLVANARLSPRSFRGYSRVRGFAAETLQNCALIAAQSEHDAMRFKSLGAPRVEVMGNIKFDLTVPADQVEAGAELRERFGAARPVWIAASTHEGEEVAALDAHRELRKHFPDAVLILVPRHPQRFDTVWGLIDRSRLRGARRQWNNADAHTEVLLGDSMGEMFTYLAASDLVFVGGSFAAVGGHNILEPAAIGKPVLFGPQMHNFLPSRALLLSLGAAVEVPYAAKLGPELIALFGNAERRRRMGADGRAAIAANRGALRRLIELLDGL; translated from the coding sequence ATGCGCATCCTGTATACCGTGCTGCTGTATCTGCTGACGCCACTGGCGCTGCTGCGTCTGGCCGTGCGTGGTTTGCAGCTGCGCGACTATTGGCGGCGATGGGGCGAGCGATTCGGCCTGGTGGTGCCCGCCGCCGAGCCTACGGAAGTCTGGGTACATGCCGTGTCCGTGGGTGAGTCGCTGGCGGCGATGCCGATGATTCGCGAACTGGTGGATCAGTACGGACCCGGCCGCGTCTGGGTCACGACCACCACGCCCACCGGCAGCGCGCGCGTGCGCGAGTCCCTGGGCGACGCGGTGCGGCACAGCTACTTTCCCTACGATCTGCCGGGCTCGGTGCGGCGCGCCATGCGGCGAATCGCACCACGTCGCATCGTGATCATGGAAACCGAATTGTGGCCCAACCTGTTCCGTGCGGCGCGAAACCGCGACGTACCCTTGCTGGTGGCGAACGCGCGCCTGTCACCGCGATCGTTCCGCGGCTACTCGCGGGTGCGCGGCTTCGCCGCCGAGACGCTGCAGAACTGCGCCCTGATCGCGGCACAGTCCGAACATGATGCGATGCGCTTCAAGAGCCTGGGGGCACCGCGTGTGGAGGTCATGGGCAACATCAAGTTCGATCTCACGGTGCCGGCCGATCAGGTCGAAGCCGGTGCCGAACTGCGCGAGCGCTTCGGCGCGGCTCGGCCGGTATGGATCGCCGCGAGCACGCACGAGGGCGAGGAAGTGGCCGCACTCGACGCCCATCGCGAGTTACGCAAGCACTTCCCCGATGCCGTGCTGATTCTGGTGCCGCGACACCCGCAACGATTCGACACGGTGTGGGGCCTGATCGACCGTTCGCGTCTGCGTGGCGCGCGCCGACAGTGGAACAACGCCGATGCGCACACCGAGGTTTTGCTCGGCGACAGCATGGGCGAAATGTTCACCTATCTTGCCGCCAGCGACCTCGTCTTCGTCGGCGGCAGTTTCGCGGCTGTCGGCGGCCACAACATTCTGGAGCCGGCCGCGATCGGCAAGCCCGTCTTGTTCGGCCCGCAGATGCACAACTTTCTGCCGTCGCGGGCGCTGCTGCTGTCGCTCGGCGCCGCCGTGGAAGTGCCGTACGCGGCCAAGCTCGGCCCCGAACTGATCGCGCTGTTCGGGAACGCCGAGCGTCGGCGTCGCATGGGTGCCGACGGGCGCGCCGCCATTGCCGCCAACCGTGGCGCGCTGCGTCGTTTGATCGAACTGCTCGACGGTTTGTAG
- a CDS encoding IS66 family transposase yields MKFLHPKRGLEAMADIGVIPCYGGAMIHDCWASYFSYDHCGHRLCGAHLLRELTFIADADADGYAWARNLKRLLQQTCAVVSRRKRKKLNGREYAKLPKLYRNILTRGDKELPPIPPRQNGKRGRIAKSDAHKLWERLSDHESAVLLFAKESHVAFTNNRAERELRMSKVKRKVSGCFRNRAYAQAYCRISSYLQTMANRGYNPLIAIQLALSGQLYAETGE; encoded by the coding sequence TTGAAGTTCCTGCACCCCAAGCGTGGGCTCGAAGCGATGGCGGACATCGGTGTCATCCCGTGCTACGGCGGCGCCATGATCCACGACTGCTGGGCCTCCTACTTCTCGTACGACCACTGCGGGCACAGGCTGTGCGGCGCGCACCTCTTGCGGGAGCTCACCTTCATCGCCGACGCCGACGCCGACGGCTACGCCTGGGCGAGAAACCTCAAGCGCCTGCTGCAACAGACCTGCGCGGTGGTCTCCAGGCGCAAACGGAAAAAGCTCAACGGCCGTGAATACGCGAAACTCCCGAAACTCTACCGCAACATCCTGACCCGGGGCGACAAGGAACTCCCGCCGATTCCCCCACGGCAGAACGGCAAGCGCGGCCGAATCGCCAAATCAGATGCCCACAAGCTGTGGGAACGACTGAGCGACCATGAGAGCGCCGTCCTGCTGTTTGCCAAAGAGTCTCATGTCGCGTTTACCAACAATCGTGCCGAGCGTGAGCTGCGCATGAGCAAGGTCAAGCGGAAAGTCTCCGGTTGCTTCCGCAACCGGGCGTACGCCCAAGCCTATTGCCGCATCTCCAGCTACCTGCAGACCATGGCCAACCGTGGATACAACCCCCTCATCGCTATCCAACTCGCGCTTTCCGGTCAGCTCTACGCTGAAACGGGTGAGTAG
- a CDS encoding DUF4124 domain-containing protein has product MKPVVRICVCLLPMLTSTSLSLAAGVYKWTDANGVVHYADRAPGPALRLDRHYIESRQIAPRSLSVVPREFAEKVRAECGLRQERVAAYRSATQVSGRDPSGRPDPMAPEERQALIQEAAEAARRYCAEDAAEVLWAAPEPPDFMVAP; this is encoded by the coding sequence ATGAAACCGGTCGTTCGCATCTGCGTGTGCTTACTGCCGATGCTGACGTCCACGTCTCTGTCTCTTGCGGCCGGCGTCTACAAGTGGACGGACGCGAACGGTGTCGTGCACTACGCGGATCGTGCGCCGGGCCCGGCCCTGCGCCTTGATCGTCACTACATCGAATCGCGCCAGATCGCGCCCCGATCGCTGTCGGTCGTGCCACGCGAGTTCGCGGAGAAAGTCCGGGCGGAGTGTGGTCTACGTCAGGAGCGGGTCGCGGCCTACCGAAGCGCGACACAGGTTTCCGGGCGCGACCCGAGCGGACGGCCGGACCCGATGGCGCCCGAGGAGCGCCAGGCTTTGATCCAGGAGGCAGCCGAGGCGGCGCGGCGTTACTGCGCCGAAGACGCCGCAGAAGTGCTTTGGGCCGCGCCGGAGCCACCGGACTTCATGGTCGCGCCATAG
- a CDS encoding DUF4124 domain-containing protein, translating to MLREIVFLLSLCLAAPTAVSGATIYRWVDAQGRAHFGDQPAPGAAQIPDRAMPASDTQAPSASADCEAARQRLQQYRDAESIIEEDALGQRRTLDAVQHAQLLERTQARVRDTCGADSQ from the coding sequence ATGCTGCGCGAAATCGTATTCCTGTTGAGCCTCTGTCTGGCTGCACCAACTGCAGTCAGCGGTGCGACGATTTATCGCTGGGTTGACGCCCAGGGACGCGCGCACTTTGGCGACCAGCCGGCGCCGGGCGCTGCCCAAATTCCCGACCGGGCGATGCCTGCTTCCGACACGCAGGCCCCGTCAGCGTCGGCGGATTGCGAGGCGGCAAGGCAGCGCCTGCAGCAGTATCGGGACGCCGAAAGCATCATCGAGGAAGACGCCCTGGGCCAGCGCCGAACGCTCGACGCGGTTCAGCATGCGCAGCTGCTCGAACGGACGCAGGCCCGGGTTCGAGACACTTGCGGCGCCGACAGTCAATGA